Genomic segment of Penaeus monodon isolate SGIC_2016 chromosome 32, NSTDA_Pmon_1, whole genome shotgun sequence:
NNNNNNNNNNNNNNNNNNNNNNNNNNNNNNNNNNNNNNNNNNNNNNNNNNNNNNNNNNNNNNNNNNNNNNNNNNNNNNNNNNNNNNNNNNNNNNNNNNNNNNNNNNNNNNNNNNNNNNNNNNNNNNNNNNNNNNNNNNNNNNNNNNNNNNNNNNNNNNNNNNNNNNNNNNNNNNNNNNNNNNNNNNNNNNNNNNNNNNNNNNNNNNNNNNNNNNNNNNNNNNNNNNNNNNNNNNNNNNNNNNNNNNNNNNNNNNNNNNNNNNNNNNNNNNNNNNNNNNNNNNNNNNNNNNNNNNNNNNNNNNNNNNNNNNNNNNNNNNNNNNNNNNNNNNNNNNNNNNNNNNNNNNNNNNNNNNNNNNNNNNNNNNNNNNNNNNNNNNNNNNNNNNNNNNNNNNNNNNNNNNNNNNNNNNNNNNNNNNNNNNNNNNNNNNNNNNNNNNNNNNNNNNNNNNNNNNNNNNNNNNNNNNNNNNNNNNNNNNNNNNNNNNNNNNNNNNNNNNNNNNNNNNNNNNNNNNNNNNNNNNNNNNNNNNNNNNNNNNNNNNNNNNNNNNNNNNNNNNNNNNNNNNNNNNNNNNNNNNNNNNNNNNNNNNNNNNNNNNNNNNNNNNNNNNNNNNNNNNNNNNNNNNNNNNNNNNNNNNNNNNNNNNNNNNNNNNNNNNNNNNNNNNNNNNNNNNNNNNNNNNNNNNNNNNNNNNNNNNNNNNNNNNNNNNNNNNNNNNNNNNNNNNNNNNNNNNNNNNNNNNNNNNNNNCGAGCGAGTTGACacaatttctatttctctcccgtTTCCAAAAGATTCTGGTTTCAGATGTCAAAACCTTCCAAATGCATTCAAGTTTTAAAGCAGTGAATAAAAAGTGGTATATGCATCTTTGTCTTTAAAAAAGAACCAAGTAATGCCACTGCTAAATACCAGGCATCCGACCAACGCATGGCAGAGCATCGTACCCCCCGACCCCTCAGGCCGGAATCAATTAACCCTCTTAGGCCCAACGCGAGAGCAGTATATAAGCGTTGTCTGCAGCGGCCAGCACCGTCTTCAAACAGGAACCATGAAGCTGGTAAGTACATGAATATACTTGTTTGAATGTTGACTTGGGGTGCTACTTGTTTGAGACTTAATAAGACATCATATCTGAAAGTGACATTAATATCCTCGATCACGGATACGGTAGTNNNNNNNNNNNNNNNNNNNNNNNNNNNNNNNNNNNNNNNNNNNNNNNNNNNNNNNNNNNNNNNNNNNNNNNNNNATTGGCACGTAATGATTACTGCCCTCAGATCATCTTCGCCTGCCTGGCCGCCgtcgccctcgcccgccctcagAAACCCGACTCTGAGGCCGAGACCGTTTTGGACGAGAGGTCCGACAACGGCGACGGCAACTTCCAGTACACTTTCGAGACCAGCAACGGCATCAAATCCTCCAACGCTGGTACTCCTGGGTCTGAGGGCCAGAGCAACATGCAAGGATCATACAGGTAAAGTGAAAGTTTTGTCATAGCTAGTATATTACTAGAATTTCTGTTATACTGCTGTTTTTGTCCCTTTAAATTCTAATCTTGACGTTCCTTGTCGCAGCTTCCTCCTTCCCNNNNNNNNNNNNNNNNNNNNNNNNNNNNNNNNNNNNNNNNNNNNNNNNNNNNNNNNNNNNNNNNNNNNNNNNNNNNNNNNNNNNNNNNNNNNNNNNNNNNNNGAACTGCTCCGCATCGCTGAGGAACAGCGGGCGAGCGGAGTTCAGTTTTAGGATTCTTGAGGAACTGTGTTCATGACAACGAGCTCTCTCTGATTTTCctgtaaataaatgaagaaaaggcAATTTATGATGTGCATGTAGTACTGTACATAATACACTAATCACATGACCAAGACAGTTTTATTATTCTGAAAATTCTTCCAATGAATTATCCGTTCCATGATAAAAATGAGTATTATACATCATCTAACGCATGCATctgaaaatatgtatgttattttacaGAATAGCCCCTCAAGCCATAAAAGTTCCTAAACTTGTCAGCGGAATGTCTGGATTACTGATCTATTCATCATTTATGGAAAGCTTGAACTGAAACTTGATATTAAATGACTGCGACACAACATCCATTAACTGAgattatcattttacattcttCGACACTAATGTAAAACAGTCACCTCACCTTTTAATTATGTCCCACCTCagtaaaaaaaacgacaaatgagatatatatctttatataactgGTATAAAGGGAACTGGTCAGACCGGTATCATCTTCACTAAGGGCGTTCCACTTTATATATCAAGGTAGTTTCGACATCCGTAGGGGACGATGTNNNNNNNNNNNNNNNNNNNNNNNNNNNNNNNNNNNNNNNNNNNNNNNNNNNNNNNNNNNNNNNNNNNNNNNNNNNNNNNNNNNNNNNNNNNNNNNNNNNNNNNNNNNNNNNNNNNNNNNNNNNNNNNNNNNNNNNNNNNNNNNNNNNNNNNNNNNNNNNNNNNNNNNNNNNNNNNNNNNNNNNNNNNNNNNNNNNNNNNNNNNNNNNNNNNNNNNNNNNNNNNNNNNNNNNNNNNNNNNNNNNNNNNNNNNNNNNNNNNNNNNNNNNNNNNNNNNNNNNNNNNNNNNNNNNNNNNNNNNNNNNNNNNNNNNNNNNNNNNNNNNNNNNNNNNNNNNNNNNNNNNNNNNNNNNNNNNNNNNNNNNNNNNNNNNNNNNNNNNNNNNNNNNNNNNNNNNNNNNNNNNNNNNNNNNNNNNNNNNNNNNNNNNNNNNNNNNNNNNNNNNNNNNNNNNNNNNNNNNNNNNNNNNNNNNNNNNNNNNNNNNNNNNNNNNNNNNNNNNNNNNNNNNNNNNNNNNNNNNNNNNNNNNNNNNNNNNNNNNNNNNNNNNNNNNNNNNNNNNNNNNNNNNNNNNNNNNNNNNNNNNNNNNNNNNNNNNNNNNNNNNNNNNNNNNNNNNNNNNNNNNNNNNNNNNNNNNNNNNNNNNNNNNNNNNNNNNNNNNNNNNNNNNNNNNNNNNNNNNNNNNNNNNNNNNNNNNNNNNNNNNNNNNNNNNNNNNNNNNNNNNNNNNNNNNNNNNNNNNNNNNNNNNNNNNNNNNNNNNNNNNNNNNNNNNNNNNNNNNNNNNNNNNNNNNNNNNNNNNNNNNNNNNNNNNNNNNNNNNNNNNNNNNNNNNNNNNNNNNNNNNNNNNNNNNNNNNNNNNNNNNNNNNNNNNNNNNNNNNNNNNNNNNNNNNNNNNNNNNNNNNNNNNNNNNNNNNNNNNNNNNNNNNNNNNNNNNNNNNNNNNNNNNNNNNNNNNNNNNNNNNNNNNNNNNNNNNNNNNNNNNNNNNNNNNNNNNNNNNNNNNNNNNNNNNNNNNNNNNNNNNNNNNNNNNNNNNNNNNNNNNNNNNNNNNNNNNNNNNNNNNNNNNNNNNNNNNNNNNNNNNNNNNNNNNNNNNNNNNNNNNNNNNNNNNNNNNNNNNNNNNNNNNNNNNNNNNNNNNNNNNNNNNNNNNNNNNNNNNNNNNNNNNNNNNNNNNNNNNNNNNNNNNNNNNNNNNNNNNNNNNNNNNNNNNNNNNNNNNNNNNNNNNNNNNNNNNNNNNNNNNNNNNNNNNNNNNNNNNNNNNNNNNNNNNNNNNNNNNNNNNNNNNNNNNNNNNNNNNNNNNNNNNNNNNNNNNNNNNNNNNNNNNNNNNNNNNNNNNNNNNNNNNNNNNNNNNNNNNNNNNNNNNNNNNNNNNNNNNNNNNNNNNNNNNNNNNNNNNNNNNNNNNNNNNNNNNNNNNNNNNNNNNNNNNNNNNNNNNNNNNNNNNNNNNNNNNNNNNNNNNNNNNNNNNNNNNNNNNNNNNNNNNNNNNNNNNNNNNNNNNNNNNNNNNNNNNNNNNNNNNNNNNNNNNNNNNNNNNNNNNNNNNNNNNNNNNNNNNNNNNNNNNNNNNNNNNNNNNNNNNNNNNNNNNNNNNNNNNNNNNNNNNNNNNNNNNNNNNNNNNNNNNNNNNNNNNNNNNNNNNNNNNNNNNNNNNNNNNNNNNNNNNNNNNNNNNNNNNNNNNNNNNNNNNNNNNNNNNNNNNNNNNNNNNNNNNNNNNNNNNNNNNNNNNNNNNNNNNNNNNNNNNNNNNNNNNNNNNNNNNNNNNNNNNNNNNNNNNNNNNNNNNNNNNNNNNNNNNNNNNNNNNNNNNNNNNNNNNNNNNNNNNNNNNNNNNNNNNNNNNNNNNNNNNNNNNNNNNNNNNNNNNNNNNNNNNNNNNNNNNNNNNNNNNNNNNNNNNNNNNNNNNNNNNNNNNNNNNNNNNNNNNNNNNNNNNNNNNNNNNNNNNNNNNNNNNNNNNNNNNNNNNNNNNNNNNNNNNNNNNNNNNNNNNNNNNNNNNNNNNNNNNNNNNNNNNNNNNNNNNNNNNNNNNNNNNNNNNNNNNNNNNNNNNNNNNNNNNNNNNNNNNNNNNNNNNNNNNNNNNNNNNNNNNNNNNNNNNNNNNNNNNNNNNNNNNNNNNNNNNNNNNNNNNNNNNNNNNNNNNNNNNNNNNNNNNNNNNNNNNNNNNNNNNNNNNNNNNNNNNNNNNNNNNNNNNNNNNNNNNNNNNNNNNNNNNNNNNNNNNNNNNNNNNNNNNNNNNNNNNNNNNNNNNNNNNNNNNNNNNNNNNNNNNNNNNNNNNNNNNNNNNNNNNNNNNNNNNNNNNNNNNNNNNNNNNNNNNNNNNNNNNNNNNNNNNNNNNNNNNNNNNNNNNNNNNNNNNNNNNNNNNNNNNNNNNNNNNNNNNNNNNNNNNNNNNNNNNNNNNNNNNNNNNNNNNNNNNNNNNNNNNNNNNNNNNNNNNNNNNNNNNNNNNNNNNNNNNNNNNNNNNNNNNNNNNNNNNNNNNNNNNNNNNNNNNNNNNNNNNNNNNNNNNNNNNNNNNNNNNNNNNNNNNNNNNNNNNNNNNNNNNNNNNNNNNNNNNNNNNNNNNNNNNNNNNNNNNNNNNNNNNNNNNNNNNNNNNNNNNNNNNNNNNNNNNNNNNNNNNNNNNNNNNNNNNNNNNNNNNTGTGGTGGCGCAGATGGTNNNNNNNNNNNNNNNNNNNNNNNNNNNNNNNNNNNNNNNNNNNNNNNNNNNNNNNNNNNNNNNNNNNNNNNNNNNNNNNNNNNNNNNNNNNNNNNNNNNNNNNNNNNNNNNNNNNNNNNNNNNNNNNNNNNNNNNNNNNNNNNNNNNNNNNNNNNNNNNNNNNNNNNNNNNNNNNNNNNNNNNNNNNNNNNNNNNNNNNNNNNNNNNNNNNNNNNNNNNNNNNNNNNNNNNNNNNNNNNNNNNNNNNNNNNNNNNNNNNNNNNNNNNNNNNNNNNNNNNNNNNNNNNNNNNNNNNNNNNNNNNNNNNNNNNNNNNNNNNNNNNNNNNNNNNNNNNNNNNNNNNNNNNNNNNNNNNNNNNNNNNNNNNNNNNNNNNNNNNNNNNNNNNNNNNNNNNNNNNNNNNNNNNNNNNNNNNNNNNNNNNNNNNNNNNNNNNNNNNNNNNNNNNNNNNNNNNNNNNNNNNNNNNNNNNNNNNNNNNNNNNNNNNNNNNNNNNNNNNNNNNNNNNNNNNNNNNNNNNNNNNNNNNNNNNNNNNNNNNNNNNNNNNNNNNNNNNNNNNNNNNNNNNNNNNNNNNNNNNNNNNNNNNNNNNNNNNNNNNNNNNNNNNNNNNNNNNNNNNNNNNNNNNNNNNNNNNNNNNNNNNNNNNNNNNNNNNNNNNNNNNNNNNNNNNNNNNNNNNNNNNNNNNNNNNNNNNNNNNNNNNNNNNNNNNNNNNNNNNNNNNNNNNNNNNNNNNNNNNNNNNNNNNNNNNNNNNNNNNNNNNNNNNNNNNNNNNNNNNNNNNNNNNNNNNNNNNNNNNNNNNNNNNNNNNNNNNNNNNNNNNNNNNNNNNNNNNNNNNNNNNNNNNNNNNNNNNNNNNNNNNNNNNNNNNNNNNNNNNNNNNNNNNNNNNNNNNNNNNNNNNNNNNNNNNNNNNNNNNNNNNNNNNNNNNNNNNNNNNNNNNNNNNNNNNNNNNNNNNNNNNNNNNNNNNNNNNNNNNNNNNNNNNNNNNNNNNNNNNNNNNNNNNNNNNNNNNNNNNNNNNNNNNNNNNNNNNNNNNNNNNNNNNNNNNNNNNNNNNNNNNNNNNNNNNNNNNNNNNNNNNNNNNNNNNNNNNNNNNNNNNNNNNNNNNNNNNNNNNNNNNNNNNNNNNNNNNNNNNNNNNNNNNNNNNNNNNNNNNNNNNNNNNNNNNNNNNNNNNNNNNNNNNNNNNNNNNNNNNNNNNNNNNNNNNNNNNNNNNNNNNNNNNNNNNNNNNNNNNNNNNNNNNNNNNNNNNNNNNNNNNNNNNNNNNNNNNNNNNNNNNNNNNNNNNNNNNNNNNNNNNNNNNNNNNNNNNNNNNNNNNNNNNNNNNNNNNNNNNNNNNNNNNNNNNNNNNNNNNNNNNNNNNNNNNNNNNNNNNNNNNNNNNNNNNNNNNNNNNNNNNNNNNNNNNNNNNNNNNNNNNNNNNNNNNNNNNNNNNNNNNNNNNNNNNNNNNNNNNNNNNNNNNNNNNNNNNNNNNNNNNNNNNNNNNNNNNNNNNNNNNNNNNNNNNNNNNNNNNNNNNNNNNNNNNNNNNNNNNNNNNNNNNNNNNNNNNNNNNNNNNNNNNNNNNNNNNNNNNNNNNNNNNNNNNNNNNNNNNNNNNNNNNNNNNNNNNNNNNNNNNNNNNNNNNNNNNNNNNNNNNNNNNNNNNNNNNNNNNNNNNNNNNNNNNNNNNNNNNNNNNNNNNNNNNNNNNNNNNNNNNNNNNNNNNNNNNNNNNNNNNNNNNNNNNNNNNNNNNNNNNNNNNNNNNNNNNNNNNNNNNNNNNNNNNNNNNNNNNNNNNNNNNNNNNNNNNNNNNNNNNNNNNNNNNNNNNNNNNNNNNNNNNNNNNNNNNNNNNNNNNNNNNNNNNNNNNNNNNNNNNNNNNNNNNNNNNNNNNNNNNNNNNNNNNNNNNNNNNNNNNNNNNNNNNNNNNNNNNNNNNNNNNNNNNNNNNNNNNNNNNNNNNNNNNNNNNNNNNNNNNNNNNNNNNNNNNNNNNNNNNNNNNNNNNNNNNNNNNNNNNNNNNNNNNNNNNNNNNNNNNNNNNNNNNNNNNNNNNNNNNNNNNNNNNNNNNNNNNNNNNNNNNNNNNNNNNNNNNNNNNNNNNNNNNNNNNNNNNNNNNNNNNNNNNNNNNNNNNNNNNNNNNNNNNNNNNNNNNNNNNNNNNNNNNNNNNNNNNNNNNNNNNNNNNNNNNNNNNNNNNNNNNNNNNNNNNNNNNNNNNNNNNNNNNNNNNNNNNNNNNNNNNNNNNNNNNNNNNNNNNNNNNNNNNNNNNNNNNNNNNNNNNNNNNNNNNNNNNNNNNNNNNNNNNNNNNNNNNNNNNNNNNNNNNNNNNNNNNNNNNNNNNNNNNNNNNNNNNNNNNNNNNNNNNNNNNNNNNNNNNNNNNNNNNNNNNNNNNNNNNNNNNNNNNNNNNNNNNNNNNNNNNNNNNNNNNNNNNNNNNNNNNNNNNNNNNNNNNNNNNNNNNNNNNNNNNNNNNNNNNNNNNNNNNNNNNNNNNNNNNNNNNNNNNNNNNNNNNNNNNNNNNNNNNNNNNNNNNNNNNNNNNNNNNNNNNNNNNNNNNNNNNNNNNNNNNNNNNNNNNNNNNNNNNNNNNNNNNNNNNNNNNNNNNNNNNNNNNNNNNNNNNNNNNNNNNNNNNNNNNNNNNNNNNNNNNNNNNNNNNNNNNNNNNNNNNNNNNNNNNNNNNNNNNNNNNNNNNNN
This window contains:
- the LOC119593746 gene encoding cuticle protein AMP1A-like (The sequence of the model RefSeq protein was modified relative to this genomic sequence to represent the inferred CDS: added 102 bases not found in genome assembly), which gives rise to MKLIIFACLAAVALARPQKPDSEAETVLDERSDNGDGNFQYTFETSNGIKSSNAGTPGSEGQSNMQGSYSFLLPDGTLAEVSFVANENGFQPSSDLLPVAPPLPAHVPELLRIAEEQRASGVQF